Genomic window (Pseudoliparis swirei isolate HS2019 ecotype Mariana Trench chromosome 23, NWPU_hadal_v1, whole genome shotgun sequence):
AGAAGACAGCTTGATACCCGATGACTGTGTTCCTCATATAGATTATTATCATTTATAAACTTCACTCGGAAAGGTCATCgatttatttgcattttagATGTACAGTATGTCCGGTGAGATACTGATTTCTCTATATAGTGACTTGGCTGTTGTAAACATTATTTCACTGAAACAATATTTAGTTATATCTAAATTAGAGATAACTTCTAATTAGTTTTTTGAATCCTATATGTGTTTTTGAAAGCAATTATTTAGTCATGAAAAAGTGTTGCTTATTGAAAAGAGTAGCTCCATGTCATAATAAAATCCTAAAGATACCTATCCCTACCAGACGGCCACCGTAGTTCTAGACATGCCTGGGAAGGGATGGGTGAAGGGAGGGGTACATTGTTGCTTGCAATCTGCAAACTCACCACTACACATACAAATCTCAAGATTATAGATTATAAGATTTAGTGGCCGAAGAACAAGATAACTTTTGCCTAAAATATGTCAACAAGGCAGGTAACTCTAGCTGTTACACTTACTAGTCCTCACTTATTCGCATATTTAACTTAACACAAAATGGATGAATCTAAATATGTGCCTTTcctctttatttatattgcaaatCAATTAATTTATGGTTTGAGGGTTTAGGGGGGACATTGGGATTGGACCTGCGTGATTCACGTGACAATCGAGCATCTGGAACTTCCTGTGACgagcctctctctctacaggactCTGGAGGAAATGCGCTGTGTGACTTTAAGACAATTTGGCAgcactcagccaatcagagcagagggggagggaaggaagcGGATGGGTAGCAACAGTTGCCCTGGTGAGGACGAAGCACCATAGCCACGGTAGCCCTGGCGACAAGAACCCAGCAACgagaatcaacaacaacaacaactgaacccgccataaaaaataaaagaagacatTTAACCGGTGGGAAATACACACGTGGATACAGAGGTGAAGCTCTTTACACACAGGGGATATTTTATTTCCAATAATGCTTCAACTGAATTGTGCTAttgcttttttccttcttccctcGTTGTTTCAGTAGCCATATCAGGTAACTGCCTCCCAGTGTTAGCCGAGGTTTACCTGCAAGACAAACGTCGTTTTGGTAAATTAGTCGAGTCTCGTTCCCTGTATGGGGCTGTTTCTGCCATGACGACGCGGCCACAGACGCATACTCAAGCAGGCCGTTGTTATGGCGATGTCAAATGCAAAAGGTACAAAATGGCGGTTGTTGGAGAGACCAGTTAGCTCGATAGCTCGCATCAGTGCTGTCACGACATGCTCGTACTCGCTGCTGCTGGCCGTTAATGGAACGAACGACCAGTAACGGGCACTCGTCTTTTTTTAACGGTCATTTACGGGCATTGTGTGGCGGTTTCGTACGTTTTTATTCAGCAACTCCCGGCACAAACCCACGTCCCGATGTAACATTACATGACGTGAAGAAAGACAACATTAGGATAGTCCAGTTAAAAGTGCGACTAAAACGGACATGAGACCCGTCCTAGGACAAGCCAGACTAACTTAAGACTGAAATGTCGTCCTCGATGATGGGGAGTTGAAGGCGCAGGCAGGTAGCGGACATTTAGCGTTTGAGGGGCGTGGCGAGAGAAGACGTTCTGGATGTGCTTTGCAGGTCCAGTCCAGATGAACGTGTTTCTGAACATATTTAGCTCGATATGTAATACCGTGTCGTGTTTCTAATTGACCTATAACGTCAACATATATCaaccaaattttaaaaaggctattttattttgaaaacacagaTTTTAGTTTTCAGTCACAACAATGATCTTCCTCTGTGCTAACGTTGTCTGTTTTCATATGAACAAAGAAGAGAGGTTTATAAGTTAGTATAAAGGCTATTGTATTAAAATGTTTCTCTTATTTAGGATAAGGTGTGTAGCATGTAATATTCATAATTGTGTGTGACATAAAGCATGACAATGGCCATAGGATGTGAGATCACATTACTGGTAATGAGACACCGAAATGTGTGTGCAAACCCTCAGCAAATGTAGTCctacaagtgtgtttgtgtgtgtggtttccacCTACACTATTACATATCCTGCAGCAAACATCACTTGCGCCTCATGTTTAAGCATTGTCTCTCTCATCGGACTGCCTACTCCAAAACATGAATGTATTTTTCTGTAGAGATCACTTCAAAAGTTATATTATTCTGGAATCTGTGATTCATTACAATTTGCTCCATCCTCCAAAAGTTGGGACTTGTATCCGTTTACCCTCAAAAGATGTCTATCAAATACACATTTACCAGGATTCGTCCTGGAACTCATTCTGAAGCACTTATATATACTAGAAATGTATAACTAATCACTAGTTTATTTGTCCTAGTGTGATTCCCAGCTGTTGTCATGGCCACATCAGGCTACGTAGGTGAGATCCAACCAGCGGCTCAACCCCAGGGGGTGACTGTGACAACGGGGCAACCGGATGCCAGTTCGAGCCCTACAACTGCCCCTCAGTTTCTGGCTGAGATTCAGGCTACCGTGGCCACTCCCACTATTATCACATCCACAGACCAAACTACTCCCACTGATCAAgccacctccatcaccactcCGGAGCCTGCAGATGTTAGTCAAGCCCAGTCCACAGCACAGGTCCAGCCTCCTCAGACACAGTATGTGACTGCAGAGATCCAGGGCTCCCCCACACAGTCTGGACATTCTCAAAGCACTCCTCAGTACATCGTCGTTACTGTCACAGGTAAGAGCATACCATTATATGCCATTTGGGCAGAAGCAGTGATTCATTTCTTAAATCTATATTTAGTGATTACCCTACATTACAATTACTATGGTGACCTTTGAATGGTCTTTCATTTTTCAGATATGgtttgtatacacacatatattttaaaGAGTAAGATCTGTCTTCATTAAAATGTATAACATTGTATTTTCTTAAGGACAGTaagttaaaacatatttatttattgtaatagTTTTAAAGATTATAAAACTAAGATATACATTCACATATTAGAAGAAACAATTTAGTTTTCTAGGTTTGTTGTTCAGAAACTAACAATAGTGACTGAGTGGTGGAATGAACAAGTGGGACACTTTCAAAATGGCAGCATATCAACAACTTTATGAAAGTAAAATAATGTCACCAACATGTGATTGTATTTACTTTCCCTTCCTCCTTCAGAGGGCTCCCTTCACTCGAGTGACAGCTTCTCAGACTCCAGCCCCCCTTCAGCTGTGGTGCAAACAGGAGTTCCCACGCAGGTTGTTCAGCAGGTACAGGCTGGTCAACAGGTAATATATGCttgtatccacacacacacatgatggaatGAATGTTGCCTTGACTCTAAAAACGATGTATCATCTTTGTCTCTGCAGAGGTCAGTGGTGCAGGCCACCTCTCAGATAGCCAAGACTGAGCCAGGCACTCAGCTCAGTGTCACCAGTCTACAGCCTGTTCATATCAGCCAGGAGgtcagtcaaacacacacacacacacagtatgtcatTGGTGCTAAAATATGATGTCTGACAATAACAAAAATGACATCCACTACTGCCCAACTTCTTCACATTGTGGCTTAATAATAGCCAACTAATCACATCTGTGGTCAAAACCTTCCAGTTCCTTCCTTGTAGTGAGGAGACAGCGTTAGTCAGGGATACAAATCTAGAAGAATGGCCACTTCAACATATGGTAGGACAGCCAGCGTGCCAGGCCTTGGTATCAGCAGACTACATGAGCCATTGCTGCAGCAGGCGGATCTATCTCCCCATGGACATCCTTCAGTATTACCAGTCACTGGCCTTGCACTCTGTGTGTGCCGAGGAAAAGATAGGAGGAGCCCAGCCTGCATTCACAAGCTCAGGCCTCGATCAGCCACCGTGGCAAGCTACAACTACTGCTTTCCAAGTAGGTCAGGGACACAAGGGTGACTGCTGCCATATAGTCATGGGAACAGAGAATATGTCTGTAGTTAAGAAACGTATGTTATAAAAGAAACTGAAAGGTGTTCGGAGGATTGTCAGGCAAGATACAGTTGATATGGTTTAGCTAGGCAGAAAAGCATttcttgaatgtgtgtgtgtgtgtgtgtgtgctcactccttaggtccagcagcagctcacacCAGTGCCAGTGCAACATGTCTTTGCCAATCAAGTGCAGTATGTGGATGGAGAGACCAACTACACAACCAGCACCATGTTAGAATACAACTCTCGATCAATAGCATACCCATGTCTAGACATTATGTTTTCCCTTTTTACAGTTTACTTTTTCCTAACACatctttttgtgtctttcatCCAGGCGTTCCAGCACTTTTCCCTACACTGACACTCCCTTGTACACCCAGACCACAGCTGCCCAGTATTATGAAGGTCAGCCAACTTCAGGCTCACAGGCTTCCACCACTGGCACACCTCTACCGGTCTCTGTCAATGCTGGCACGACAGGGGGTGTGTCCATGTTTGTTGCCCAGTCCACCAgtgcaggagggggaggggccaccgTGGTGAGCACAGGTGGCACCACCAATGGGTCAGAAGATGGTGCAGGCACCAACGGGGGCGCAGCAGGCAGCTATGTGATCCAGGGGGGTTACATGCTGGGCAGCAGCAGCGGAGGGGCAGCTGGCAACAGTCAGAACTACTCACACACCGCCCGCGCCTCCCCAGCCACTGTGAGTATTACAGAGGGCGAGGAGGGTAGCGTGCCGTCGGCAGACAAGAAGGTATGCAGAGGCGCCAAGCGCAGGAATTTCTTCTCGTTTCCTTCTCATCCCCACAACCCTTTGGTGTCGCACACCGATGACGCCATAGTTTTGTCCTGTGGAAAGCACAATTACAAATATGGAGATTTGTATCGAGACCAGAAAATATTCACTGCGGATGATGCACAATTTGGAGTATCGGATCACATAAAGATGTGTCGTAGCATACAGTATTTTTAACTGtgctgaaataaaacaaaaccatGGCCTCATAATCTTCATATCATTACAGTGCATGTGATGAGGGGCATTTTTGATTTGCCtgaaatgccccaaaaatatattgttcatcCCAAATTCATACTATTTAACCCCACATGATAATGGCAACCAACCTATGTTTGGCAAGCATCCCATCAGTATTGCAGGTCATTCATTCATTGCATACCACATTTGTATGCCACGGCACGCAAACAAAGTATTTGTGTTTTCATTCCCAACGGATCAACAATCTGTAACTGTGAATCCATGTGATCGCATGTGCTTCACAACTGAATTATGTGGGCAAATACAAGTGCCTATttttgtgtgtacatatgtcgAGCTTCGTTTTTGTATCTATTGGCTTTGCTGACTGCACCAGCTGTTTCCTTTTCTCATTGCCTGCGTGTCAGGTACAGTGGTTGCTGGACAACTACGAGACAGCAGAAGGAGTGAGTCTGCCACGTTCCACCCTCTACTGCCACTATCTGCTGCACTGCCAGGAGCAGAAGCTCGAGCCTGTTAATGCTGCATCTTTCGGGAAACTCATTAGATCTGTGTTCATGGGGCTACGCACACGACGCCTGGGCACACGGTAAGACGGGTCATCAGACACCCGGACTCGTGTACAGAAGACATGACAgtccataaacacacataccccTTTCATACACGGCTGACCTGACAGGGTTGTTTGTATTGATAGCTTTGCTAATGTGcagatttttaaatgtatttgaagGATACAACATGTTGGATATCAACCTGACATCACAGAGAGAACTGACAAACACAGAGGACTCACTTCGCCTCACAACAGTGATGCACATGAGTAGCACAGAAATCCTCTTTATACACACAAAAGCATTTAGACCTACATTAGTGGACACCCATCAGGACTCCCTGGAGGAGAACAATGGGTATTTTTGCTCTTTCGAACAATGGAAAATGTTTTCCTGGTGCAGGAGAAAATGTGAGTAGAGCTGAAGGCAGAGAGCGTGTGAGTGAATTTCATAAAGGAAGGGAGAGTGAGCATGTGAGATTGACTTTTTAGAAATGTTTTTGTATTATGGGTTTGATTAAACAATatcatatgtttttttaattaaaataaatatatatatagttacatCAGTCAGTATTGTGACATGTAGGGGGCGTTACCACAGGTttatatagacaacataaactTCTTTCCTCACACATACTTGTTTTCTCCTCTATAGATTGACTGCGGGAGAAAGATTCGTCATCACAAGTTACTTttttataaaaacatatttatctcGTCCTGACAGGGGTAATTCTAAATACCACTACTATGGGCTGAGGATCAAGGCGGGCTCTTCTCTTCTCCGCCTGATGGAAGACCAGCAGCATCTGGCCATGAGGCAGCAGCCCTTCTCACAGAAACAGAGGTGCACACACGTCTATTGTCTGTCATCAACATCAAATCATCTCACGGCTCCAAACGCCTGCTTTATGATGAGATACACTTGGCACTTCGTGGGGATCTGAATGTTTCATCTACCCTATCACATGGACTGTGTCCTGGTCCCTATCAGGTTGAAGCCTGTGCATAAAGTAGAGGGACTGACCAACGGCACAGCAGCCGGAGCCggccagcagcaacaacagcagccgGGGTCAGGGCAGGTGGACATCAGCACCCAGGTTCAGCAGTACCAGCAGTTCCTAGGTGTGTACAGTGAACAGTAAATCAATACCTACAGGTATGAAAGTGATGGTTTGTCTAAAAGGAAATGTATGAGTCAGTGTCATACAAAATGATGTACTGTTCATTGGGGTAATAATGTGATTTATCTTTGTTTATCCCGTGCTCTTTTGTTCCAGATGCATCCCGAGCTCTCCCTGATTTCCCCGACATCGACCTCCAGGGGAAGTCTCTGCCAGAGGGAATTGAGCTGGAGCACATAAAGAGCTTTCAGCTGCTGTACAGAGAGCATTGTGAGGTAAGTGAATGAAAGGTAATCCGTTAGCTGGCGGCCACCTATTGAGTATTTATGTGTTCTATCTAGCTGTTAGTGAAACAAGGGAAGCCTACTTTGAATGAATGAACCCTGGGTGACTTGTAGTGTAGGACGGCTCactgaaaaataagaaaagaaaaaaggtttgaAAGTACTCCGCCCACATTAGCAAGGTGCATTATTAGATCATGTCCTTGTTTTTCTCACTTTGTGTGTCTTATTGATCTTGTGATAATCTAAGTGTGCTCTGTGTGTCTTCAGGCCATACTAGATGTGATGGTCAACCTGCAGTTTACCCTGGTGGAAACTCTGTGGAAGACCTTCTGGAGGTTCGGCCAGAATCAGGCTGGAGATGCCACGTTGGCTGTGTGAGTGGTCAAAACTTAAAGGCAAATTATCAAAATTCTATCCTAAACAAAAGTGTGAAGATTAGATTCTCCTCGTGAAGTAGCGGTACCATTTTATACAGAATGCAGGTAATTAAAACTGGCATGCACATGTTTTGACAGTCATGACGAGTCAGAGAAGCGCCTCCCTAAGTCCTGTTTGGTGGTGCTGTGCAAGTATGACCCAGTGCTGCGCTGGAGTCGGGACTGTGACAACAGCCTGTACCAGGCCCTGGTGGAGATCCTCATCCCTGATGTCCTGAGGCCCATCCCCAGTACGGCTTTACTATTACACACGTGTGATCATGGAGTCAAACATACAATATATCATTTGGAATTTgccattacattattttttatagTTGTAACACAAATAATTACAGTTGCCATTCAAGCACATGTATTCATACTTACAGTCTTTGCACACAGAGAGCCATTCTTTAACTCAGTGCCTAATTGAACCATTTACCTATGAGAGAACAGAGGTCAACCCTATATTGGACATATAATAGGAATTTACTCCTTCTTGGTTGACACATTTGGAACGATGGACTGGCTCTGTAGTGACGTGTTCCTTATTGCACGCCTGCTGCTGCGCAGTAGAGACTCACTCAGGGTTTGAATTGAATTACTTAGAACTATGAGAAATGATCTTTCCTTCCATCCCTGCTGAACGGCTGACGAAGAAATATTGCCATGCCCTCGATATTTGTCTCCCAAGGAAATTGGAATCACATTAGAAATCTGGTCACGTGGCCAAGAAATCTGATTCGTAGCTATGTTCACCATGTTTGATAATCCTTCCTCCTGGTACATTCTCAGGGATTAGACAAATGAAAACATACTCTGAAGTGACCAGTATTAAAGTCcttaatcctttttttttgcccacAGGTGCCTTAACTCAAGCCATCCGCAACTTTGCCAAGAGCCTGGAGAGCTGGCTGACCAATGCCATGATGAACATCCCGGAGGAAATGGTCCGCATCAAGGTACACGCCACTTGGATTCGCTTGCAGTTGGTGGAACGACATGTTTCATGAGCCACGGAGGAAAGCTTCTTCAGCATACAGGATTAGCCATTATGAAATATGTAGCTGAGACGGATTCCACGTTTAGAAACTATTAGAAGTCATACTTTGAAAGGCGCTAtagctgatttaaaaaaaaaagtcctatAATTTGCCCCCTCATTTTTGTTAAATTATGcaaatcatttaaattgaaaataacAAGTATTCTTGATAGGAACCGTCTACCTTAGGGGCCTGTTACATGTATCTTCTTCTCATTAAGGCCCAGGCCAGAGCTGAACATACAATACTCCCCTCCTCAAAAAAGCTGCTCTATTCGGTGATAGATATTTTTGCCCTTTCATCCTTCTCTCCTTGTGTTCTCTCAGGTAACATCAGCCAACGCATTTGCCCAGACACTGCGTCGCTACACCAGTCTGAACCATCTCGCCCAGGCAGCCCGCGCTGTCCTCCAGAACACGGCCCAGATCAACCAGATGCTCTCCGACCTGAACCGCGTCGACTTCGCTAACGTCCAGGTCGGTTTGGTCCCTGAACGTTGTGCGCTGGGAACTCACGTCGGTTTCACCTGTTTGTGGTGTAAGCTTGCATACGTGTTGGTGTTGAGCATATGCAACACCTTCTGCTGTGGCCTGTGGTTTTGATGCATGAAACATTCGGTTTCTTCGAACTTAAAACAAGCCCTCTTGCTATTTCTCAgaagatttttttcccccttcctcCAGTGACTGAAGAGCACATTGTTAAATACAAGAGCCCTGCACCTGCACCTGGGAGGGGTTTAGTGTCTTGTTATAGACAATGTGGCAGAGAATGTATTTCAAAGGACTTCAACTTCTTCTGTTTGAAGTCTGTCTCAACATTTGGTCACCCTGCTGCCCTCTGCCGGTTCTACAAATGCCAGGTGTGACTGCTTCTGACTGATGCATCCTGTCCCCCCTTTGCAGGAGCAGGCTTCATGGGTGTGCCGGTGTGAAGACCGTGTCGTCCAGCGGCTGGAGCAGGACTTCAAGCTGaccctccagcagcagaactccctggagcagtgggctgcgtgGCTGGATGGAGTCGTCTCCCAGGTGCTCAAGCCCTACCAGCAGAGCCCCGCCTTCCCCAAAGCCGCCAAGCTCTTCCTACTCAAGTGGTCCTTTTACAGGTGTGATGGGAGGCATTTGGCAATTCTTAATTTCCATTCTACTTTGTTGTCTTTGTTAATGCTGTGAGATTTAACTACAAGCTTTTGTTACACAGTAAATGaacaaatgtgtgtgaatgtacacTTGTGTTGCATGTTCAGCCTGAAGGTCATGACGGGTGTGACGGTTTTAAATTCACAAAAATGAATGGTTGTTAGATCGCATTTTGTCAATCAAGTGTTCCAAAAAGAGAGGAATGCTCGCTGTAATAAATGTGTTATCTTAAACTTCATCAATCATACACATGACATTTAAATCAGTATAATGAACTAGGAACCacatttaagttaaaaaaagaccACCGTAATGATCCGAGCATCACTTACTATCAGGTTTCATTCATCTCAGCTGCGTGGATGAATGTGTCAAATCACTGTCGGACATTATGAAATAGAATcagcagaatatatatatacatattaatatatatatagatatacatatatctatatatatattaatatcaatGAATAATGAAGTGGATTCACTgagtctctccttctcttgacTCTCTTGATGCTTTGAACTTTGTTAGCAGGAATCACTGAGAAATACTTCTTATTTGTGGTTCAGAGGAAGAAGTGGTGCCGTCACAGAACACATGAATACTGATCTCTGCTCCTCAGTTCCATGGTGATCAGGGACCTGACCCTGAGGAGTGCAGCCAGCTTTGGCTCCTTTCACTTGATCCGCCTGCTGTACGATGAGTACATGTACTACCTGATAGAGCACCGAGTGGCCCAGGCTAAAGGAGAAACCCCCATTGCTGTCATGGGAGAGGtactaaagcacacacacatacatgaactCAACAATGTGAGCCGTATATACAATAATGACACATTCCCCTCTTGCCATTAGTTTGCCAGTTTAGGCCGGGGTCTACAGCTGGATCCTGACAAAGGTAATTTACACCTGTTGTTTCTACCGTAGACAAACCACAGCCGCGTTTCAAGCATTCTTTATTACTGACTAATTTCCCCGTGTCCAtcacagaagaggaagaggaggaggatgaggagagtgaCGACGAAGGTCAGGAGCTGTCTCTTCCCTCAGACGCGGTCGTGCTCGGAGACGAGTCCTTGGAGCCGCCCGCCAAGCTGGCCCGGATGGACCAGAGAGTCCTCTTCATGACCGGATCGCCGGACATCTAAACACAACGTAACACAGATAGACGCGTGTTGATTATAttgaattacacacacacacacacacacacacatggatgtaCAAAGAACACTACTTTATACACTTGACACATGTATATAGatcttgtaaatgtgtgtgcatactgtaaCTGTCCCACTTGTTTACGCACACACAATCAAAACATCGAGTTCTGCTGTCGCACCATTGATTCCAGACCAGTCTTTGGCAGTGCAATAGGAAGTGGCTTCAAAACCCAGAGGAACACAAAGCATTTCAACCCTCAGTTGTATTGATCTGTAAAAATGAACTAAAGCCAGGCATGTTTTTTTGTCCTCACATCTCAACCTGTAGCCTCGCTGCCTCCTTGCTGAGGAGCTACTGCTCACCCTCGATCCTCCTAAAACTGTCACTGCCATATCAAAGTGGTCTTGAAAatactgtgatgtgtgtgtgtgtgtgtgtgtgtgtttgtgtgtgtgtaacggtaGCTTCTACAGGAGGGAGCCAAGTCGACCTGTTAACAGAAACAGCAGAATTCAGTTGTTGATAATTTATTGAATACTGAGGGAAGCTGTTTTGTTCCTGAGGGACAGCAGACAGCATTTTGGGGTGGGtgatctctctgtgtgtgtgtgtgtgtgtgtaggtgtgtgtgtgtgtgtgtgtgtgtgtgtgtgtgtgtgtgtgtgtgtgtgcaatgggGGTCACATCGCTCTGCTGTTATTTCTGGAGGCTGAACATGCTTTTCCATGATGgagtgtgttcacctgtgtgtgtgtatatatgtgtgtgtgtgtgtgtgtgagagagtgattCATGCCAAGTGTTGATGGTTTTCTTCTGTATATAATTCAAGGTATTCATTCAGGCTTTGATTTGGGAGACGTGTATAGATTTCctgtttgatttgatttgccTGTAAAGACACCGTTCTTGTGTTCTTGGAGTGCCTGTCgcagctgccacacacacacacacacacacacgtaaagatAAAGCTACGGCTGTGCAATCGGGGCTCCTATTAGTTGCTGCAAAAATCCTCTCTTTAATTGAACATCTGGTTCCGTGAGAGAGGTACTCTACGTGTCATATTTATATGTTCAAAGTTCTTCATTCCTGTCCATCCAATAAGTTCCTCTGTGCCTCACTTTCCTTTGATGTATACTTTTCCTGCCTTATCTCAATATACTTTCCAGTGTGTGTGCCAAACCTGTGCACTTTTACCCCAGAATCCACTGTTTTTAAATAACCTTTCTACATTTTAACGAGGACTGTGCCTGAGTAAGAACGGTGATGTACTTATATTCTACTGTATATGTATCCACTATTTTGAATTTTGTTGTCACTAAGTGAACCTCTTGTGCAGTGTATGGTGCTGTGTCGTCACACATTGTAAACAACCTTTGTGTGCATTATTGCTTTGTGATTGTACGTTCAGTTATCAATCCTATATCATATCTGATGACTTTTTCCACAAACAGGCTAAGGCCCTGCCTCTTTGCACATATTGAATATAGTCACCACATCTCTGACAGTTACCTAAAATGATTTTTGCTCATTTTTCTTTAAAGTCTTAGGTGTGTGTCTTTTATTGGTGGAGTGCAGGTGTCATATTTCGTACCGCTCGTGTGGTTCAGTGGTGAGAGGCGAGATGGCTCTTTCTGCACAGCCCTCCGCCGACACTCATCTCCCTCCCCCGTGCTCTCATCTCACTTGTGTTCTCGCCCTCCTGCCAATGGCTTTGTTTTGCTTCAGACATTCATATTCGTAAACACTGTTCGTCACGATTGGTTGTCGT
Coding sequences:
- the rfx1a gene encoding MHC class II regulatory factor RFX1a isoform X2, with translation MATSGYVGEIQPAAQPQGVTVTTGQPDASSSPTTAPQFLAEIQATVATPTIITSTDQTTPTDQATSITTPEPADVSQAQSTAQVQPPQTQYVTAEIQGSPTQSGHSQSTPQYIVVTVTEGSLHSSDSFSDSSPPSAVVQTGVPTQVVQQVQAGQQRSVVQATSQIAKTEPGTQLSVTSLQPVHISQEVQQQLTPVPVQHVFANQVQRSSTFPYTDTPLYTQTTAAQYYEGQPTSGSQASTTGTPLPVSVNAGTTGGVSMFVAQSTSAGGGGATVVSTGGTTNGSEDGAGTNGGAAGSYVIQGGYMLGSSSGGAAGNSQNYSHTARASPATVSITEGEEGSVPSADKKVQWLLDNYETAEGVSLPRSTLYCHYLLHCQEQKLEPVNAASFGKLIRSVFMGLRTRRLGTRGNSKYHYYGLRIKAGSSLLRLMEDQQHLAMRQQPFSQKQRLKPVHKVEGLTNGTAAGAGQQQQQQPGSGQVDISTQVQQYQQFLDASRALPDFPDIDLQGKSLPEGIELEHIKSFQLLYREHCEAILDVMVNLQFTLVETLWKTFWRFGQNQAGDATLAVHDESEKRLPKSCLVVLCKYDPVLRWSRDCDNSLYQALVEILIPDVLRPIPSALTQAIRNFAKSLESWLTNAMMNIPEEMVRIKVTSANAFAQTLRRYTSLNHLAQAARAVLQNTAQINQMLSDLNRVDFANVQEQASWVCRCEDRVVQRLEQDFKLTLQQQNSLEQWAAWLDGVVSQVLKPYQQSPAFPKAAKLFLLKWSFYSSMVIRDLTLRSAASFGSFHLIRLLYDEYMYYLIEHRVAQAKGETPIAVMGEFASLGRGLQLDPDKEEEEEEDEESDDEGQELSLPSDAVVLGDESLEPPAKLARMDQRVLFMTGSPDI
- the rfx1a gene encoding MHC class II regulatory factor RFX1a isoform X1; the protein is MATSGYVGEIQPAAQPQGVTVTTGQPDASSSPTTAPQFLAEIQATVATPTIITSTDQTTPTDQATSITTPEPADVSQAQSTAQVQPPQTQYVTAEIQGSPTQSGHSQSTPQYIVVTVTEGSLHSSDSFSDSSPPSAVVQTGVPTQVVQQVQAGQQRSVVQATSQIAKTEPGTQLSVTSLQPVHISQEVQQQLTPVPVQHVFANQVQYVDGETNYTTSTMRSSTFPYTDTPLYTQTTAAQYYEGQPTSGSQASTTGTPLPVSVNAGTTGGVSMFVAQSTSAGGGGATVVSTGGTTNGSEDGAGTNGGAAGSYVIQGGYMLGSSSGGAAGNSQNYSHTARASPATVSITEGEEGSVPSADKKVQWLLDNYETAEGVSLPRSTLYCHYLLHCQEQKLEPVNAASFGKLIRSVFMGLRTRRLGTRGNSKYHYYGLRIKAGSSLLRLMEDQQHLAMRQQPFSQKQRLKPVHKVEGLTNGTAAGAGQQQQQQPGSGQVDISTQVQQYQQFLDASRALPDFPDIDLQGKSLPEGIELEHIKSFQLLYREHCEAILDVMVNLQFTLVETLWKTFWRFGQNQAGDATLAVHDESEKRLPKSCLVVLCKYDPVLRWSRDCDNSLYQALVEILIPDVLRPIPSALTQAIRNFAKSLESWLTNAMMNIPEEMVRIKVTSANAFAQTLRRYTSLNHLAQAARAVLQNTAQINQMLSDLNRVDFANVQEQASWVCRCEDRVVQRLEQDFKLTLQQQNSLEQWAAWLDGVVSQVLKPYQQSPAFPKAAKLFLLKWSFYSSMVIRDLTLRSAASFGSFHLIRLLYDEYMYYLIEHRVAQAKGETPIAVMGEFASLGRGLQLDPDKEEEEEEDEESDDEGQELSLPSDAVVLGDESLEPPAKLARMDQRVLFMTGSPDI
- the rfx1a gene encoding MHC class II regulatory factor RFX1a isoform X3, with protein sequence MATSGYVGEIQPAAQPQGVTVTTGQPDASSSPTTAPQFLAEIQATVATPTIITSTDQTTPTDQATSITTPEPADVSQAQSTAQVQPPQTQYVTAEIQGSPTQSGHSQSTPQYIVVTVTEGSLHSSDSFSDSSPPSAVVQTGVPTQVVQQVQAGQQRSVVQATSQIAKTEPGTQLSVTSLQPVHISQEVQQQLTPVPVQHVFANQVQYVDGETNYTTSTMRSSTFPYTDTPLYTQTTAAQYYEGQPTSGSQASTTGTPLPVSVNAGTTGGVSMFVAQSTSAGGGGATVVSTGGTTNGSEDGAGTNGGAAGSYVIQGGYMLGSSSGGAAGNSQNYSHTARASPATVQWLLDNYETAEGVSLPRSTLYCHYLLHCQEQKLEPVNAASFGKLIRSVFMGLRTRRLGTRGNSKYHYYGLRIKAGSSLLRLMEDQQHLAMRQQPFSQKQRLKPVHKVEGLTNGTAAGAGQQQQQQPGSGQVDISTQVQQYQQFLDASRALPDFPDIDLQGKSLPEGIELEHIKSFQLLYREHCEAILDVMVNLQFTLVETLWKTFWRFGQNQAGDATLAVHDESEKRLPKSCLVVLCKYDPVLRWSRDCDNSLYQALVEILIPDVLRPIPSALTQAIRNFAKSLESWLTNAMMNIPEEMVRIKVTSANAFAQTLRRYTSLNHLAQAARAVLQNTAQINQMLSDLNRVDFANVQEQASWVCRCEDRVVQRLEQDFKLTLQQQNSLEQWAAWLDGVVSQVLKPYQQSPAFPKAAKLFLLKWSFYSSMVIRDLTLRSAASFGSFHLIRLLYDEYMYYLIEHRVAQAKGETPIAVMGEFASLGRGLQLDPDKEEEEEEDEESDDEGQELSLPSDAVVLGDESLEPPAKLARMDQRVLFMTGSPDI